In the genome of Crassostrea angulata isolate pt1a10 chromosome 6, ASM2561291v2, whole genome shotgun sequence, the window AGAACTCTATTACAAGAACaaactttgtatcaaatttacgctGACTTATTTTCTGCGATTCGAAAATCGTCGCGAACAAAGCGGAAATTGGATACACGCGGAAAACACCTGATTATACGGTatacaaaaatcaattatttgtcaccaataaaacaattttcactCACCCTGCTTGACAAGAGCATTGGCTTTCGTCAATAGCACATTTATTACAATCTATGGTCATGTTTACTTTTTGTGGGTCTTCACTCTTTATCATAGACCGGTAACATTTTGCCGTAATTTCTACGGTTTTGTCAGTGGTGctgtatattttttagcatGAACATAACCGTTGATGAAAAACTTGTACCCCTTTCCCTCGCACGAGACGacattgtaacatttttaaagaattcaatcGAAATATCAGGTGAAATAATATTAAGAGCGTTTGTAGTAGCCGCCATTGTTTACCCTTTTGTCCGAGGCTGCCGGGTTGCTATGACGTATCTACGGTGGGCGGAGCTAATGCTTAGGCTATGGAACGGTGTATTACTGTGATGCGGGCATAactgggtgggggggggggggtattgttTACCCGTGTTATTCTGGGATTATCTACATTTCAAAGAAGGATGTAAACCATTACACTCAACACAAATATGAAAAGTCCTACAGTTTTGTTTTTCACATACTCCCTGAAAATTGCAAGAATAgcatttaaactattttgttggAGTTGAAATGTTAGTTTTGACTACTGGCTGCATATAAAACAGCCATAATTTTGCATCAACTGAAGCCCAGCTGAGACTGGAAtcaattggatttttttttcaatcttaatGGAACATATCGTATTCCCTCCAGTTACAAGAATTTGGTGAACGCTCTGCACATTATCAATAAATAGAAGCAAAAATTAGAATAGCATCTGTCCATAGTTAAATAGACACTATCGTTTCATCTTTGTATTTCGGTTTGACCTGAATCACCCCAACATGATATACAATATGATGCTGAATATCTGATGCAGGTTCTTCCATTAACATCTTGTTAAAGGGAGTTGGACACGATTTTGAgatcaacaattttttatgtataaaatggttcactggtgcattttaaatgattgaccaaaatattaaatgttaataaaagtcaagttacaagcgagatacagaggtaagaattgattgttatgtaaacaaagctcgagtcttatagttgtttacaaaaaatataatgtagagaattaccatttctaagacaaaatgacatgtaataaacattttaaacttgttcaatatcttcataaatactattatcaacaacaacaaaagatacatttgattgaaacttacacaaATACAACACATAGGTAAacatgacaatattcgagctttttttacaaaacaaggAATTacgaactctgtatcttgcttatgacTTGATATTTGTCAAACAAACAATTTGTACCTGTATTGGTGCTAGATCCTGCTACTGAAGGCTTGACCGTCTGCTGGGTGAATGCTGACTGATCCGATGGGGCACTTGCCCAGTCTAGAACAGGTTGTACAGTTGGTTGTACTACATGGACTGGCAAACTTTGGCTTCTATCATGTCCTCTACCTGTAGACTCGGTAACTGCAACTGTGGAAGGACCGCTGGAGGACGAAGTCACATTTGGCCTCCGTGTAGACGCCCGGGGGGCTACAACCGCTCCCCTTGTCAGAGGTCTGGCGCTGGTGCTAGCTCTCAACATCTCGtgaaataagaaatttgaagaAATATTATAAGGGTAAAATAAATTTGTAGTTATATTAGAATGTTTCAATATCCTTATTTACATATGTTTATCTGAAATGATGCACACgttaagatttttttactgAATTAATAATGCTTAAATTCACGGCAAAAAGTtatatgtttatgtttataaagcaattattcaatttaaattcaaaatttacctCTTCAACTTTAGATGCACTGAAAAAAACTTTTAGGATGAATTTGTGCCACCTGTCAACTTTGGATTAAGCAGGAAAAGGAAGTAGCAACTGCGCATGCCCAGTCATATAGCTGTATTAGACAAGATTTATGGATCTTGCAACAATGACAGTTAACAAGAGTTATGGATCTTGCACCGTTGACATCACACATGTGCTTAAAATAACCTGGTTTATCCAGAGATGAGAAACCTATTAAACGTaaatgaaatttgtttgaattgttGAGTAGCTTGACTTTAGTCCTGTACTTTCTTCTTCGTAATATCACCGAGATTCACTTAATCGCGATCCCGATGCTTAGAGATGATTTAAACCAACGCATTTTGAAATaccactttttttttattaaatatcagcacgtaatgttataGTTACAGCATATAATTAAGAAGTATCAGCATAGATTGACAAAGTATCCGCATGTATTTTGAATAACAGCATGTAATGATAATGTACTATATAAAGAAAAGATAACAGCATATGATGTTAAATACGGAAGCTCATTGAGGCCAGCTTCgcaaaaacaataatttcttttgCATTTAAACGCAATAACTATGATTGCGTTTAGTCGCAATCTTTTGCGATAAATCACAATaagttttgcgtttaaacgcaaaagattGCAATTAAACGCAATAGCTGTTGCGTTGAAACGCAAAGAACATTGCGTTTTAACACAAAagtattgcgtttaaacgcaaaaaattattgtgttttaacGCAAAGCtaatattgcgtttaaacgcaaacatttttgcgattaaacgcaataatcgttgcgtttaatcgcaaaaggtattgggtttaaacgcaatagttattgcgttttattgcaaaactgttttttaatttgaatatgaCTTTTATATTCAGACCAAAAGAAGAGGTTAATGTTGTTAGGACATACTAATGTTTTGCTACAATCATCCGTCAATGgtttttcatattgtttctCATAAATCGAATCTTAATTATTCTGTAACGTTTCGAGGAATCGGTTACCTAGTCATTCCAAGGGTCTTGgggttgaaattaaaatattaaacaataataattttcctCTCTAAATGATTGGTGATTACAATTGGcctacaaatatttacaaaattggcCTTCCCTTACGTAGGGTAAAATCACAGAATGAATATGGTCGGCCGGGATCGACACTTTAATAATTCCACGGGATAAACGCTATTTATGCCTTATTCAGGCGGTAGTGATTTCCCGCGACACGCCCTAGCTGGATAACCTACTGAAGAGGTAAACCCTTAGCAGAGGCAGTCACTTTGTTAATGCCTTATGCAGGACGGACAGTGTACAACCTCTAAGTAAAGGCGTACCCCTTCCTTAATACTACTAGAGTATCAGCGACGACTATTTTAAAAGTGAGCGTCTCGGAGAAAGTCTTGCAATATTACCAAAATCGTCCACAAGCGTACatcttagatattttaaaaagtgtttaaaactGAAAGATTATCCCATAAAAGTccaaattttgaattcaattgCTTGCTGGTGTCGTTCTATTTTTAGCTGTGACCTAATTTGAATAATGGCccaaatataaatcaaaacccaAGAAAAATTATGGAAAACAATGCAGTTTGAGcactaaaaaaagaaaagaatagaaaatttctcataattgttttattattatatatgttacctaaaacttcattttttataataccaattcaaattattaaaactGCCCATAGAACCATGAAAAAGAGATTTTGAAAACTGGCAGTTTGCCAATTTTGCGAGatgtatgaaaataaacaaCTTTGATAGAGGTATAATATACCTGTAAACGCCCGCATCTTCAAAATTTATCATGATTTTTTAAGGAGAAGGCATAAGTgtaaatttctcaaaaatccTCTTTTGGACTCTCAAAGAATAACACGCAATGATAATATATTGACTGATACATTCCATCAAAATAAGCATATTCTagcatattataaaatacatttatatttcaagaaataagttattaaatggattttgaaagaataaaataattcaaaattgatattttcttgtcataaatatttgttttattgatattatCGCTCCCCAAAcctgtaaattaatttttggcTGTGAAATATGATTTGTAAGATTTACCTCCCCTTTGATGCAATCTCTAGGCAGAGGAGGTTAAAAAAGTGAAGAGACGCCAAATGGAGGTCAcattgaaaacataatttatgaCAATGGGGTGAATACAAGTTATTTGATCATTATGACCTTATCAGTTTCCATCAGAAGCAACCAtgagattattttaatttagctTGAcctattttttcatgaaaaatggaTGAAAACGCACTAGGTTTAGCAGCTGAATGTCCTGCTATATGTAACTTTTATAATGGATCCGGAGGATCTGAATGTGATCTTGCAAACATTTGTTCTGTTTATGAGTGTGACAGGGATATTATGAATCACTTATACAGTTTACAAAGTGCACAAATTCTAGACAGGTGTGTGTCTAATGCTCACATATGTCCTGAGTACATAGTAATATTGTATCGAAGTGGGTATTTCATTATCGATAAGGCAGTGCTTTCTCTGAAAATATGCCTGAAGCACCGCGAAGAGTTGGGAGCAAGGTGGAAAAGATCAAAGAGAACTTGTTCTTATCCTGATCATCGGGGTAATATGAAAGCTGAAAGAGGGGCCAGTCCAAAAATGTGTAAAGAACTCTGGTTAAAAACAAGACAGATTATTCCAGTAGGATCAGGTAAGTTATTTTTACAGTCACCTTAATTCAGGACGTTGAAAGAGTAtctaatataaaatattctgAGAAAATTAGTGTATTTTATAAACAGGTGATATCTAAGAGGACCTCTATATCTAGATATAGATGTAATATAGATATTAGGGTCTGTAAAGATTAAAAATTACCGGTACTTTAACAATTGACCTTAACTgcacatgcgcggatccagaatttttttccaaaaggggggggggtccaatgagagatagttttgttttctgggggaggggggggggatgaggTCTTACTGTGTATTAGTACTTTAGATCACTACAGtgtgttttgctttaaaaactaCTTCAATTTCACaatcatatgaaaaataaactaaataaaaatataacttgTCACAATCAAAACATGTGTCAAATTGTGTTACAATGCACAGTGTAGTAATTGAACTTTGATCTTATGTGCAGTATTTACTTGTAGCAATTTGCAAAAGGTGCTCAATGGATCATAAGAAGAATGTGTCCCCATCATACAATGTAAAGTATGTAGAAGAACTAGGTAATAATTTTGCTGTATATTATTTAgttatatacataaatgtaatAAACTGACAAACATCCATGTATACAATTAGAAATTGTAAACTGAAGGACTATATTCTAATTATTGAAAGCATTGTAACATGTCGAATGATTTTAaggattattttcaaattaagtcAAATGTTAAGAACATAACATGAACATGTAGATATGCATGCATGAACAATGGATTTGAAGcttaagaaattttgaaaaatttaaaactgcaTGTATTGTGATATATTGTGCAATACCAGGTTTGTTAATTATAGATATATATGCAACTTGGGGTTGTCAATGATACATTTAAGCTTTTCATATGggtattatttttaaagtaattgttaAGAAGaccttattattttactttcagAGTGGTGTAGACTGTATCCGACATGtatgaaaatgtgttttatgcagcaaatacttaatttatttttggatatCTCTGCGGCAACCTGTATAACATTCATTTACATGGAAATTATCAATGTTTTATACCTGTACTTTAAGATATTTGTAAAGGTGAAAAATTccaggttttaaaaaaaatacactcaATATGTGTATTTTAGCATGAATGTATTTCTTATTACATTTCGTATTTATCTTTTATGATTGTGTGAGCATCGCAACTTACAGGTTACGTTAGTGCAatgattcatttcatttatagataagttctatataatgattattGTCAGTTCTAAAAAGACACCACCAAAAAGTAACTTTCTGACGTATGTTTATGAACACTAAATTTAAAACCGATTCAGGCTTTAAATACGGATTTGTTAACGAAACacttcatatgaaaaaaatgcatggctaatgttgattttataatttgtttatacaCGTATTCATTactacatataaaaattttagCCAACAAACATATCTAATCAACATAACGCAAATTGAAAACATATGCTGatcatatgttttaaacaaacatatGTTCAATATATGTTCAACATACGTTGAACATATAATTACCACAAAtatatgttcaacatatgttttgagtctgtaatatgtttaacgtatttttcaaacatatgttcaacataCTATGAAAAATTCATATGTTTAACGTATGTTCAACGTATGTTCAACATACGTTACTCgaaacatatgttgaacatatgttgCAGTTTTACCTGTGTAATGATCAAGTTAAGAATGTGCATTATACATTACACACTTAGACAAGGTGAGCACTGTTTGCTTGAAACGttaaatgatattgttttaaaaaaagaataacatttttgcaACAATTAAGaatgaaattgtatttacaaatatttgctAACTTTTGACAGCAATCAACGAACACTTCCTTGTTTAAATAATATAggacggaagtgaattttgaaattctaaTTCCttgtttcaaacaaattttttttattatgatatatcTATTGGAAAAGTTATGGGAATGCACATGTGTCTTTTGTTTTGTGTCTTATATGCTGATACACTCAATGGACTCATTCCTGGAGGTGTTGGAGTATGTAATACTTCATCTCAAATATTCAAGTAAGTTGTTTTACTCATGAAATTTACGCGTATAGCTTTCAACTACAAATTCCATTGTCGTTTTATTGCCAATAATTTAGTTGCATTTAAGTGTTGTTTAAATAAGTTAtatacattttctgaaataaattgtttaagtGTTAAACGCCAGATAAGTAAAATAGTATCaagttggatttttttaaccttttttatgCAGAGAAAATACATAATTTGTATTGATTAGTTTAACACCTTGGGTTAAAAGcatatatcttaaaaagtttCAAATTGTTTTGGTACAATGgtgtttataattttctttcgATATTTGTTCAACTCAAAATATAAGTACAGGTATataataagttttatttttcgaGTGATTGTTGTATGGCTTATTCAGTGACAACATTAAATTAATTGAgtgttgtcatattttttttaaataacctaCATATAGCTCAGGGTGCAAATGTATGTAATCGATAGAAACCCATATTTAGTAATCGTTATGTTTTCATGTCAATTAGGTGCTGCACAAATTATCAGCTTCAGGATGATATTTGTAAACGTAAGTgaacatattaaataaataatctaCTGCCATATTATTACACATTAAGGTTTTTTCTTCAATAAGCATACGTCAATGATAAGTCAAGGAAAGATTATTACTAAAACCTAAATAGTATTCTATGTATAGTACTGTATAAAATTATCAATAGCATTTCAATAGTACCTgatcatatattttcattaattacatgaatacataaATGATGACTTTAAGCCGTTTCATTTCGGATGCTATGCAATAAGCATTCATTTTTACAAACTAAggtaatattatattgtttacTAAAAAGCATGCATAGGTACCTTTGGCGAAAACTGTACCGCAGGAATATGTCTGGAGGGATATTACGGATTTGGCTGTAAGGATAAGTGTAACTGTACGAAACAAACGGTCTGCAATAGGTTCAAAGGATGCATAACAGGTAAAACTCAAAATGATTCGAAAATGAATATTACACAGTGTAGGTAAACAGTTACATTCACGATAAATTCTTTGTTAACTATTCCATCTAGCTATTTTACAATGTATACATTGCTGACAGTCAGTAAACATTTGCCATATTTGTAACGCAGGCTTAACGTTCATTCAAGTTACTTGAAGGCGTGCCACCTGTTTCGCACTTACATCGTGTATGCCGACGGATGAAAGCGATGACATCCATGTACATGCtattaaatgttaaatgtattaAGATAATTgggcaaagttttttttcttcatttcatgcattttaacaattttgggGGCGTTTTTCACttaaatatactttattgttctTCTGTTAAAATGTATTCTATATTTAGTTCACCCACCTCTCGGAATGCCATCACTCAATCTATCATGTCACTTTTAtcctatgaaaaaaaattcaacacaatatttgcaaaaatagatttttatttcatttagaaCGAATcgattaattattattaatcaattataaCTTGAATTATAActataaattgattttgatgTTTCAGTGTTATCCTagaaaaattgttgtttaaacCACACTTTGGATGTCTTTGGACTGATATGCATCAGAAATTCACAaagatgaaatcattttttttctgaaacgTCGTTTTTGTAACTAAGCGTTCACAAAGAAAACATGACCGATATTTGTGTAGTGTACGCAAACCATTGCATGGTAAGGTGAGAACTGCTAATTGGGATAGTAATCTCGCTATAAATCCGTTTCAAGATACCCCTTTAGgtattttttt includes:
- the LOC128186802 gene encoding uncharacterized protein LOC128186802, which translates into the protein MDENALGLAAECPAICNFYNGSGGSECDLANICSVYECDRDIMNHLYSLQSAQILDRCVSNAHICPEYIVILYRSGYFIIDKAVLSLKICLKHREELGARWKRSKRTCSYPDHRGNMKAERGASPKMCKELWLKTRQIIPVGSAICKRCSMDHKKNVSPSYNVKYVEELGNNFAVYYLVIYINVIN